The Terriglobia bacterium genomic sequence ACATAGTCATCCTCGTCGTCCTCGATCAATAAGACACGTATAACCGGCTCCATGGCAGTCAGGCGATCCGTTTCCGCCCATTCGGCAATTCCACAATCTCCAGCCAATACCTGCCCAGACCCGTGACAACATCGACCAGGGCGTCGAACGTCACAGGCTTCGTGATGTAGGAATTCGCGTGCAGCAGATAGCTCTTGTTGATGTCTTCCTCTTCTTTGGATGTCGTGAGCACGATCACCGGAATATCCGTCAGCCTGGCATCGCCTTTGATTTCCGCCAAAGCTTCGCGGCCGTCCTTCTTCGGCATG encodes the following:
- a CDS encoding response regulator, with protein sequence MPSHKSLVILMADDDADDREMTRDAFEASRLANDLRFVVDGVELMDYLHQRGKYADPSMAPRPGFILLDLNMPKKDGREALAEIKGDARLTDIPVIVLTTSKEEEDINKSYLLHANSYITKPVTFDALVDVVTGLGRYWLEIVELPNGRKRIA